In Rhodobacter sp. 24-YEA-8, the following are encoded in one genomic region:
- a CDS encoding Fic family protein: protein MTPIRDDHETPDQMEPLIPEEASRHRPELNDLALELATASTELTASLPEAVRTPLAGLVRSMNCYYSNLIEGHDTHPIDIERAMRHDFSADPVQRNLQLEAVAHIEVQKWIDGGGLTGHSLDPDNLREIHRRFCHGLPEALLIQKGPDGEEVRVLPGAFRQGYVKVGAHVPPSPGAVPRLLAHMHRMYRMQGRIGSVVAVGCAHHRLVWVHPFADMNGRVSRMVAHAMLRDTVKSEGLWSASRGLARNVEDYKARLAAADARRPGGADGRGALSEARLAEFARFFLRCCIDQVSFMSGLMRPADLRGRIIDWAQREEKRGNVIKGSDRVMRAILTEGEVERGAIPEMLGVSDRQARKVTARLLELEALSSASPKAPLRLHFPATLAAVWMPNLFPDQ from the coding sequence GTGACACCGATACGTGACGATCACGAGACCCCCGATCAGATGGAGCCCCTCATCCCTGAGGAGGCCTCGCGTCACCGGCCGGAACTCAACGATCTGGCGCTGGAACTGGCCACAGCATCCACCGAACTGACCGCTTCGCTGCCCGAAGCGGTGCGGACACCGCTGGCTGGCCTCGTGCGTTCGATGAATTGCTATTACTCGAACCTTATCGAGGGGCATGACACGCATCCGATCGATATCGAACGGGCCATGCGTCATGACTTCAGCGCCGACCCGGTTCAGCGCAATCTGCAGCTTGAGGCCGTGGCGCATATCGAGGTCCAGAAATGGATCGATGGGGGTGGACTGACCGGCCATTCGCTGGATCCAGACAATCTGCGCGAGATCCATCGCCGGTTCTGTCATGGTCTGCCCGAGGCGCTTTTGATCCAGAAGGGCCCGGATGGGGAGGAGGTCCGGGTTCTGCCCGGCGCGTTCCGCCAAGGGTATGTCAAGGTCGGCGCCCATGTGCCGCCCAGCCCGGGCGCGGTGCCACGCCTGCTCGCCCATATGCACAGGATGTATCGGATGCAGGGTCGGATCGGCAGCGTGGTCGCCGTTGGCTGCGCCCATCACCGGCTGGTCTGGGTCCACCCCTTCGCCGACATGAATGGCCGCGTGTCGCGGATGGTGGCGCATGCCATGCTGCGCGATACCGTGAAATCCGAAGGCCTGTGGTCGGCCTCGCGAGGCCTTGCCCGAAACGTCGAGGACTACAAGGCCCGCCTTGCCGCCGCCGATGCGAGGCGTCCCGGCGGTGCGGACGGTCGTGGTGCGCTGTCGGAAGCGCGGCTGGCCGAGTTCGCGCGGTTCTTCCTGCGATGCTGCATCGATCAGGTTTCCTTCATGTCAGGCCTGATGCGCCCAGCCGATCTGCGCGGCCGGATCATCGACTGGGCGCAGCGCGAGGAAAAGCGCGGGAACGTCATCAAGGGCAGCGACAGGGTGATGCGCGCGATCCTGACGGAAGGTGAGGTCGAGCGGGGTGCCATCCCGGAAATGCTCGGCGTCAGTGACCGCCAGGCCCGGAAGGTCACGGCGAGGTTGCTGGAATTAGAAGCCTTGTCCTCGGCGAGCCCGAAGGCGCCGCTCCGCCTGCATTTTCCCGCAACGCTGGCAGCAGTCTGGATGCCGAACCTCTTCCCGGACCAATGA
- a CDS encoding DEAD/DEAH box helicase: MKAFEFDQDLIDSYSRFSRSFISIRASDLREKVEAEYEAGRFWPESLLSLNPRYRQGRTVDELVSSGDLDPATGQIFRIDGKPIRLHRHQAQSISKAQMEQSFVVTTGTGSGKSLCFFVPVVDAIVRALKSGQPRRTRAIIVYPMNALANSQIKEIEKFISQSGLPEAHRPIVKRYTGQESREERQRIADNPPDILLTNFMMAELLLTRQEELDARVVGNASGLEFIVLDELHTYRGRQGADVAILVRRLRNRCAPLKAPICIGTSATMASEGSGESRAQAVAAVATRLFGATIGPDAVIDETLQRATDDGLTLDMVRPRLASVLTAPLPDVLTDNDLRSNPLAVWAELEIGLEDGQELTRKKPTPFGAAVAKLSEASGVSPEVCRDAFSTFLTRVSLPEADRGGAASGAFLAFKLHRFISGAGEIHTTLTEAHRTVMFEGQLEDPDAPGNRLYPTRFCRDCGHEVHVVTKSEDAEGLRFLARNIDDTPIETDDGDIAGYLTPVSSSDGDYVFTGDIETYPEDWREEKNGIERLKGPYKKRMPERVSLSPDGRYSADGESYWFIPGKFGFCPACQSLPQPRMRERGKLPGLSGEGRSSATTILVSTALQWMNRDGSGVPVEKRKLLGFTDNRQDAALQAGHFNDFLFVGLLRGAILRAAIDAGNDGLAEDDFGLKVVKALGFIAANKEARVHWMLEPEAGGVVREDAQRALAKVLSHRVWTDLRRGWRYTNPSLAELGLVTAEFVGLDDILDDTAALSAILPTLADLERDQRREFFYDLLRFFLEGLAIHTEALDRTELDGVSLKSRNLLRSPWAMDPKEPLRGRTTLLLQAPGKDKVGLREEQTILRAGATSRLGRQINRISKIGVKLKRDEYLPAMTGVMELLAREGLVVPVEVEADLHGWRLSPSAVRIKAGPAALGQTAKGNRYFLDLYTSISEDLKDGHSSYWGLEGREHTAQVSQKQREWREWRFRFEADDRQLLKENASDLKQVGEGDQFLPAMFCSPTMELGVDISALNAVYLRNVPPTPANYAQRAGRAGRSGQAAVIVTYCAAQSPHDQYFFNRRNEMVSGQVRPPALDITNEELVRSHMHAVWLAEAKC, from the coding sequence ATGAAGGCCTTTGAATTCGATCAGGATCTGATTGACAGCTATTCGCGGTTCTCGCGTTCTTTCATTTCCATTCGGGCTTCTGACCTTCGTGAGAAGGTGGAGGCAGAGTATGAAGCTGGCCGCTTTTGGCCGGAAAGCCTACTGTCGCTGAACCCACGCTACCGGCAGGGTCGTACCGTTGACGAGTTGGTGTCCTCCGGTGATCTTGATCCAGCTACGGGACAGATCTTCCGCATTGACGGCAAGCCAATCCGGCTCCACAGGCATCAAGCGCAATCGATCTCGAAAGCGCAAATGGAGCAGAGTTTCGTCGTCACGACCGGGACAGGTTCGGGGAAATCACTGTGCTTCTTTGTTCCCGTGGTCGATGCAATTGTGCGGGCGCTGAAGTCTGGCCAGCCACGGCGCACGCGTGCGATCATCGTCTATCCAATGAACGCCCTTGCAAATAGCCAGATCAAGGAGATCGAGAAGTTCATCTCGCAGTCTGGATTGCCTGAAGCCCACAGGCCAATTGTGAAGCGCTATACCGGACAGGAAAGCCGCGAGGAACGCCAACGCATCGCCGACAATCCCCCGGATATCTTACTGACCAACTTCATGATGGCGGAACTGCTGCTGACTCGTCAGGAGGAGTTGGACGCCAGGGTTGTCGGGAATGCATCTGGCCTGGAGTTTATCGTCCTTGACGAACTTCACACCTACCGTGGAAGGCAAGGGGCGGATGTGGCGATTCTTGTTCGGCGCCTACGGAACCGCTGCGCGCCTCTGAAAGCGCCGATTTGTATAGGCACTTCGGCGACAATGGCGAGCGAAGGCTCGGGCGAAAGCCGCGCTCAAGCCGTAGCGGCAGTTGCGACAAGGCTGTTCGGCGCGACGATCGGTCCGGACGCCGTCATAGATGAAACACTGCAGAGGGCAACAGATGATGGGCTGACCCTCGATATGGTGCGCCCACGCCTCGCATCCGTTTTGACCGCGCCGCTACCAGACGTTCTGACAGATAACGATCTGCGGTCGAATCCCCTCGCCGTTTGGGCCGAGCTCGAAATCGGACTGGAAGATGGCCAGGAACTTACCCGAAAAAAACCCACACCGTTTGGCGCTGCGGTGGCCAAATTGTCAGAGGCCAGCGGTGTTTCGCCAGAGGTTTGTCGGGATGCGTTTTCGACATTCCTGACACGGGTGAGCCTCCCCGAGGCTGACCGTGGCGGGGCAGCATCAGGCGCTTTCCTGGCATTCAAGCTTCATCGGTTCATTTCTGGCGCGGGGGAGATTCACACCACGCTGACCGAGGCTCATCGAACTGTCATGTTCGAGGGACAACTCGAGGACCCGGATGCTCCAGGAAATCGCCTGTATCCAACCAGGTTCTGCCGCGATTGCGGACACGAGGTCCATGTCGTCACCAAATCCGAAGATGCTGAAGGGCTTCGGTTCCTCGCTAGAAACATCGATGACACACCGATCGAGACAGACGATGGCGATATCGCAGGCTATCTGACACCTGTTTCGAGCTCCGATGGCGACTACGTTTTCACCGGGGACATCGAAACCTATCCCGAAGACTGGCGCGAAGAGAAGAATGGCATCGAGCGGCTAAAGGGACCTTATAAGAAGCGTATGCCCGAAAGAGTCTCTCTCTCTCCGGATGGGCGCTACAGTGCGGATGGCGAGAGCTACTGGTTCATTCCTGGGAAATTTGGCTTTTGTCCCGCATGCCAATCGTTGCCGCAACCGCGTATGCGTGAACGTGGAAAACTTCCTGGTCTTTCTGGCGAGGGGCGTAGCTCGGCGACAACTATTCTCGTTTCTACCGCTCTCCAGTGGATGAACAGAGATGGTAGCGGTGTGCCGGTTGAAAAGCGCAAGCTTCTGGGCTTCACCGATAACCGGCAGGACGCGGCGCTCCAGGCCGGGCACTTCAATGACTTCCTCTTCGTGGGGCTTTTGCGCGGTGCAATCCTGCGGGCTGCTATCGATGCCGGCAATGATGGCCTTGCAGAAGATGATTTCGGCTTGAAGGTGGTAAAGGCACTGGGCTTCATCGCCGCCAACAAGGAGGCTCGGGTCCACTGGATGCTAGAGCCCGAGGCTGGTGGCGTCGTGCGCGAAGATGCGCAACGTGCCCTTGCAAAAGTCCTGTCTCACAGGGTTTGGACCGATCTCCGGCGTGGCTGGCGCTATACCAATCCCAGTCTCGCAGAGCTTGGCCTCGTTACCGCCGAGTTTGTCGGTCTCGATGATATTTTGGATGATACTGCGGCTCTTTCAGCGATTTTACCCACCCTTGCCGATCTGGAGCGCGATCAGCGACGTGAGTTTTTCTACGACCTGTTGCGCTTCTTCCTTGAAGGGCTTGCCATTCATACCGAGGCACTCGATCGGACCGAACTTGACGGGGTCAGCCTGAAATCGAGGAACCTCTTGCGCTCGCCCTGGGCCATGGATCCGAAGGAGCCGCTGCGCGGTAGAACAACACTTTTGCTGCAGGCGCCAGGCAAGGACAAGGTCGGGCTGCGAGAGGAACAAACCATCTTGCGCGCCGGAGCAACCTCTCGGCTGGGGCGGCAAATCAACCGAATCTCGAAAATCGGGGTAAAGCTCAAGCGCGACGAATATCTCCCGGCGATGACCGGGGTGATGGAGCTTCTCGCACGCGAAGGCCTGGTGGTGCCTGTCGAGGTCGAGGCCGACCTGCATGGGTGGAGGCTCTCGCCCTCAGCCGTCCGGATCAAAGCCGGCCCTGCGGCACTGGGGCAGACGGCAAAGGGAAATCGGTATTTCCTCGATCTATACACTTCAATTTCCGAGGACCTGAAAGATGGGCACAGCAGCTATTGGGGACTTGAGGGGCGTGAACACACCGCTCAGGTTTCGCAGAAACAGCGCGAATGGCGCGAATGGCGGTTCCGCTTTGAAGCTGATGACCGTCAGCTCCTGAAGGAAAATGCCTCAGATCTGAAGCAGGTCGGCGAGGGCGATCAATTCCTGCCCGCAATGTTTTGCTCCCCAACTATGGAGCTGGGCGTCGATATCTCGGCGCTTAACGCCGTATACCTGCGGAATGTGCCTCCGACCCCCGCCAACTACGCACAACGTGCCGGACGCGCCGGCAGGTCGGGCCAAGCTGCAGTTATCGTCACATATTGCGCAGCCCAATCCCCACATGACCAATATTTCTTCAATCGCCGTAATGAGATGGTGTCGGGTCAGGTTCGCCCGCCTGCGCTTGACATCACAAATGAGGAGTTGGTTCGCTCTCATATGCATGCTGTTTGGCTCGCAGAGGCAAAGTGTTGA
- the fabA gene encoding bifunctional 3-hydroxydecanoyl-ACP dehydratase/trans-2-decenoyl-ACP isomerase, which translates to MGRYPNKFDRDDLLACARGELFGPGNAQLPEPPMLMMDRITEISEDGGEHGKGHVVAEFDITPDLWFFACHFPGNPIMPGCLGLDGLWQLTGFNLGWRGWEGRGYALGVGEVKLTGMVRPERKMLRYFVDFTKAVQTRRLTMGVADGRVEADGETIYLVKDMKVALSAS; encoded by the coding sequence ATGGGGCGTTATCCGAACAAATTCGACCGGGATGACCTGCTCGCCTGCGCAAGGGGTGAGCTGTTTGGCCCCGGCAACGCCCAGCTGCCCGAGCCGCCGATGCTGATGATGGACCGCATCACCGAGATCTCGGAAGATGGTGGCGAACATGGCAAGGGCCATGTCGTTGCCGAATTCGACATCACGCCGGACCTGTGGTTCTTCGCCTGCCATTTCCCCGGCAATCCGATCATGCCGGGCTGTCTTGGCCTTGACGGGCTCTGGCAGCTGACTGGCTTTAACCTCGGCTGGCGGGGCTGGGAAGGCCGCGGCTATGCGCTTGGCGTGGGCGAGGTCAAACTCACCGGCATGGTGCGCCCCGAGCGTAAGATGCTGCGCTATTTCGTCGATTTCACCAAGGCCGTGCAGACCCGCCGCCTGACCATGGGTGTGGCAGACGGGCGCGTGGAAGCGGATGGCGAGACCATCTACCTCGTGAAAGATATGAAGGTGGCCCTCTCGGCCTCCTGA
- a CDS encoding enoyl-ACP reductase: protein MAGLMQGKRGLVMGVANDRSIAWGIASALAAEGAELAFSYQGEAFGKRLQPLAASVGSDILVDVDVTNEASLDTCFATLKDRWGSLDFVVHAIAYSDKTELTGRFTNTSRANFLNSMNISCFSFIDVARRAAELMPDGGSLVTLTFQGSTRIAPNYNVMGVAKAALESATRYLANDLGPQGVRVNAISPGPMKTLAGSAIGGARATFRHTEENAPLRANATLETIGGTAVWLCSDYGRATTGETIHVDGGFHILGFPQSENL, encoded by the coding sequence ATGGCCGGACTGATGCAGGGTAAACGCGGCCTCGTCATGGGGGTTGCGAATGACCGTTCCATTGCCTGGGGCATTGCCTCGGCGCTGGCGGCCGAAGGGGCAGAGCTGGCTTTCTCCTATCAGGGCGAGGCATTTGGCAAGCGGTTGCAGCCGCTTGCCGCTTCGGTCGGATCGGATATCCTTGTTGATGTCGATGTGACCAACGAGGCCTCGCTGGACACCTGTTTCGCGACGCTGAAAGACCGTTGGGGCAGCCTGGATTTCGTGGTCCATGCCATCGCCTATTCCGACAAGACTGAGCTGACCGGGCGCTTTACCAATACGAGCCGCGCGAATTTTCTCAATTCGATGAATATCTCGTGTTTCAGCTTTATCGACGTGGCCCGCCGCGCTGCCGAACTGATGCCGGACGGTGGCAGTCTTGTCACCCTGACCTTCCAGGGTTCGACCAGAATCGCGCCGAATTACAATGTGATGGGGGTGGCCAAGGCCGCGCTCGAATCAGCGACGCGCTATCTGGCAAATGACCTCGGACCGCAGGGCGTGCGGGTGAATGCGATCTCACCCGGGCCGATGAAGACGCTGGCCGGCTCGGCGATCGGCGGCGCACGGGCGACCTTCCGCCACACCGAAGAAAACGCGCCCTTGCGGGCGAATGCCACGCTGGAAACCATCGGCGGCACCGCGGTCTGGCTGTGCTCGGATTACGGCCGCGCCACGACGGGCGAGACGATCCATGTCGATGGCGGCTTCCATATCCTCGGTTTCCCGCAATCCGAAAACCTCTGA
- the fabB gene encoding beta-ketoacyl-ACP synthase I → MRRVVITGLGIVSPIGNDVAEVEASLRAGKSGIVFASDYAERGFRSRVHGQPNITFEDHIDKRDLRFMGDGAAYNFIAMQQAIKDSGLEESDISNERTGIIVGSGGPSTKSFFKAHNIVAETGSPKRIGPFGVTKGMSSTTSACLATPFKIKGVNYSITSACSTSAHCIGNGAELIQMGKQDIVFAGGGEELDWTLSCLFDAMGAMSSKYNDTPERASRTYDANRDGFVIAGGGGLVVLEELNHALARGAKIYGEVTGYGATSDGYDMVAPSGEGGERSMKLALSTLPQGRRIDYLNSHGTSTGVGDITEIKAIRRVFGEGKTPPVASTKSLTGHSLGATGVHEAIYSLIMMNKGFIAASANVETPDPELLPGEIVTSLRENVEIDGVLSNSFGFGGTNATLVMSKYLG, encoded by the coding sequence ATGCGTCGCGTCGTCATCACCGGTCTCGGCATCGTCTCTCCCATCGGCAATGATGTGGCCGAGGTCGAAGCCAGCCTGCGCGCCGGGAAATCCGGCATCGTTTTCGCCTCTGACTATGCCGAGCGCGGCTTCCGCTCGCGCGTGCATGGCCAGCCGAACATCACCTTTGAGGACCATATCGACAAGCGCGACCTGCGCTTCATGGGTGATGGTGCGGCCTATAATTTCATCGCCATGCAACAGGCGATCAAAGATTCGGGCCTTGAGGAAAGCGATATCTCGAATGAGCGCACCGGCATCATCGTCGGATCGGGCGGCCCTTCGACCAAATCGTTCTTCAAGGCGCATAACATCGTCGCGGAAACGGGCTCGCCCAAGCGGATCGGCCCGTTCGGCGTGACCAAGGGCATGTCCTCGACGACCTCGGCCTGCCTTGCGACGCCCTTTAAAATCAAGGGTGTGAACTATTCGATCACCTCGGCCTGCTCGACCTCGGCACATTGCATCGGCAATGGCGCCGAACTGATCCAGATGGGCAAGCAGGATATCGTCTTCGCCGGCGGCGGCGAGGAACTCGACTGGACGCTTTCCTGCCTCTTCGACGCGATGGGCGCGATGTCGTCGAAATACAATGACACGCCGGAACGCGCCTCGCGCACCTATGACGCGAACCGCGATGGATTCGTGATCGCAGGCGGCGGCGGTCTTGTTGTGCTGGAAGAGCTGAACCATGCGCTGGCGCGTGGCGCAAAGATCTATGGCGAAGTCACCGGCTACGGCGCCACCTCGGACGGCTATGACATGGTCGCGCCCTCGGGTGAAGGCGGCGAGCGGTCGATGAAACTGGCGCTGTCCACCCTGCCCCAGGGCCGCCGGATCGACTATCTCAACAGCCACGGCACCTCGACCGGCGTGGGCGACATCACCGAGATCAAGGCGATCCGCCGGGTCTTTGGCGAGGGGAAAACCCCGCCGGTGGCCTCGACCAAATCTCTGACCGGCCACTCGCTCGGCGCGACCGGGGTGCATGAGGCAATCTATTCGCTGATCATGATGAACAAGGGGTTCATCGCGGCTTCGGCCAATGTCGAAACCCCCGACCCGGAACTGCTGCCGGGCGAGATCGTGACCAGCCTTCGCGAGAATGTCGAAATTGACGGTGTATTGTCGAACAGTTTCGGGTTCGGCGGCACCAATGCCACTTTGGTTATGAGTAAATATCTCGGGTAA